A genome region from Astyanax mexicanus isolate ESR-SI-001 chromosome 19, AstMex3_surface, whole genome shotgun sequence includes the following:
- the ubtf gene encoding nucleolar transcription factor 1 produces the protein MNGGMDSASKEQVWAQDDLLKLLDAMKVNLPEKDLVKYKTSEAHLNWEKVAFNTFSAEMCKKKWIEVSKEIRKFRTLTELIVDAKDYIKNPYKGKKLKKHPDFPKKPLTPYFRFFMEKRAKYAKLHPEMSNLDLTKILSMKYKELPERKKEKYVNDFLKEKEAFVLNMSKFKELHPDLLETTGKKNSNVPEKPKTPQQLWYNHEKKAFLKCHAEATTKDIKDSLGKKWTQLSDKKRLKWINKSLEHLKEYEEKMREFIQQHPELNMTADDIVKTSLTKAERQLKDKFDGRPDKPPSNGYSMFCAELMSNMKDVPSTERMVMCSQRWKLLKQNEKDAYQKRCEQKKKEFEVEMTRFLCSISEEEQQRILAEQKMVGFKKGGSPASKKKSSKAKATPEKPKRPISAMFIFAEEKRPKLQQERPDLSESELTRLLARIWNDLSDKKKEKYKNLEAVLKAESEKRGKEEKGKLPDPPKNAQDIWQHSVIGDYMARFKNDRPKAEKAMEATWNTMEKKEKIMWIKKAAEDQKRYERELSDMRSPPAVVASGKKMKFDGEPKKPPSNGYQKFSQEMLSNGELNHLPMKERMAEIGGRWQRLAQKEKDRYKKIAEEKQKQYKVQLEQWLASLSSQERATYREYNSLKRKGAAKPGGSSAKQKPKSKTSDDDDDDDDDEDDDDDDEDEKDSESSSAEDSDEGDDDDEDEDEDDNDDEDEEDDEEAEDKENKSESSSSGSSSDGSSDSDSD, from the exons ATGAATGGAGGCATGGATTCTGCTAGTAAAGAACAAG TCTGGGCTCAGGATGATTTGCTGAAGCTCCTGGATGCCATGAAAGTGAATCTTCCAGAGAAGGACTTGGTCAAGTATAAGACATCTGAAGCCCACCTGAACTGGGAGAAGGTGGCATTTAACACATTCTCAGCCGAGATGTGCAAAAAGAAATGGATTGAGGTCTCGAAAGAG ATCCGCAAATTCCGCACACTGACAGAGCTAATTGTGGATGCTAAAGATTATATCAAAAATCCCTACAAAGGAAAAAAGCTGAAG AAACACCCAGATTTTCCCAAGAAGCCACTGACACCTTACTTCCGCTTCTTCATGGAAAAGAGGGCGAAGTATGCCAAGCTTCACCCAGAAATGAGCAATCTGGACCTAACAAAAATTCTCTCAATGAAATACAAGGAGTTGCCAGAGCGTAAAAAG GAGAAATATGTAAATGATTTTCTGAAAGAAAAGGAAGCCTTTGTTCTTAACATGTCAAAGTTCAA AGAGCTGCATCCAGACCTGCTAGAGACTACGGGTAAGAAGAACTCCAATGTTCCAGAAAAGCCCAAAACCCCTCAGCAGCTGTGGTACAACCATGAAAAGAAGGCTTTCCTTAAATGCCACGCAGAG GCCACCACCAAAGACATCAAGGACAGTCTGGGGAAGAAGTGGACACAGCTGTCAGACAAAAAGCGACTGAAGTGGATTAACAAGTCCCTGGAACATCTTAAAGAGTATGAG GAGAAGATGCGTGAATTCATTCAGCAGCACCCAGAGCTGAACATGACTGCAGACGATATTGTCAAGACCAGTCTAACCAAAGCAGAAAGACagcttaaagacaagttcgatgGCCGGCCAGACAAACCACCATC aaaCGGTTATTCGATGTTCTGTGCCGAGCTGATGTCAAATATGAAGGACGTTCCCAGTACAGAGCGCATGGTCATGTGCAGCCAACGCTGGAAATTGCTCAAACAAAATGAAAAGGACGCCTACCAGAAGCGCTGCGAGCAG aaaaagaaagaatttgAAGTTGAGATGACCCGATTCCTTTGT AGCATTTCAGAAGAGGAGCAGCAGAGAATCTTGGCAGAGCAGAAGATGGTGGGCTTTAAAAAAGGTGGCAGCCCAGCCTCCAAAAAGAAAAGCTCAAAAGCAAAG GCCACTCCAGAGAAGCCTAAGCGGCCAATCTCTGCCATGTTCATCTTTGCTGAAGAAAAGAGGCCCAAGCTTCAGCAGGAGAGGCCTGACCTGTCTGAGAGTGAGCTTACAAGACTCCTAGCCCGCATATGGAATGACCTCTCGGACAAGAAGAAG GAAAAATACAAGAACCTGGAGGCAGTGCTGAAGGCTGAGTCTGAGAAAaggggaaaggaagagaaaggcaAGCTGCCGGATCCACCCAAGAATGCACAGGACATTTGGCAACACAGTGTCATCGGCGATTATATGGCTCGAtttaag AATGACCGACCAAAGGCGGAGAAAGCCATGGAGGCCACTTGGAACACAatggagaagaaggagaaaatcATGTGGATCAAAAAGGCTGCAGAAGACCAGAAGAGATATGAG AGAGAGCTGAGTGACATGCGCTCTCCTCCTGCAGTGGTTGCCTCAGGGAAAAAGATGAAGTTTGATGGAGAGCCCAAAAAGCCACCATC AAATGGCTATCAGAAGTTCTCTCAGGAAATGTTGTCCAATGGGGAGCTGAATCATCTTCCCATGAAGGAACGGATGGCAGAGATCGGGGGCCGCTGGCAGAGGCTCGCTCAGAAGGAGAAAGACCGTTATAAGAAGATTGCAGAGGAGAAACAGAAGCAGTACAAAGTTCAGCTTGAACAGTGGCTTGCt agtTTATCATCTCAAGAGAGAGCTACTTATAGGGAATACAATTCTTTA AAACGGAAGGGTGCAGCTAAACCAGGTGGCAGCAGCGCTAAACAGAAACCCAAGTCCAAGACCTCT gatgatgacgatgatgatgacgacgacgaggatgacgatgatgatgatgaggatgagaaGGATTCTGAATCATCCAGTGCAGAGGACAGTGATGAAGGGGATGATGACGATGAGGATGAGGACGAAGATGAT AACGATGACGAGGATGAGGAAGATGATGAAGAGGCAGAGGATAAAGAAAACAAATCGGAGAGCAGCAGCAGTGGGTCTAGCTCAGATGGTTCATCAGATTCGGACTCAGACTGA
- the atxn7l3a gene encoding ataxin-7-like protein 3 — protein sequence MKMEGMSLSGLDNTKLEALAHDIYSDLVEDACLGLCFEVHRAVKQGYFFLDDTDQESMKDFEIVDQPGVDIFGQVYNQWKNKECVCPNCSRSIAASRFAPHLEKCLGMGRNSSRIANRRIASSNNTSKSESDQEDNDDINDNDWSYGSEKKPKKRKSDKNPNSPRRSKSLKHKNGELSGSVNPDLYKYNYSTGINYETLGPEELRSLLTTQCGVVSEHTKKMCTRSQRCPQHTDEQRRAVRVFLLGPSASTLPDPESTLENDGYDTPDGQLIMSRLQWDGSSDISPSDSASSKASTNNSDSKRPKKKKKPSSLLVGSAGGGEREKAGERERGERERGGGGGGGGISGSGLGGASSSSQNALALSNRKKRPRLPAPPAPSIYDELN from the exons ATGAAAATGGAGGGTATGTCACTGTCAGGCCTGGATAACACCAAGCTAGAG GCCTTGGCTCATGACATCTACTCAGACTTGGTGGAGGATGCCTGTTTGGGGTTGTGCTTTGAGGTGCACCGGGCTGTCAAACAGGGTTACTTCTTCCTCGATGACACAGACCAAGAAAGCATGAAGGACTTTG AAATCGTGGACCAGCCAGGGGTGGACATATTTGGGCAGGTGTACAACCAGTGGAAGAATAAGGAGTGTGTGTGTCCTAACTGCAGCAGGAGTATAGCAGCCTCACGCTTCGCTCCTCACCTGGAGAAGTGTCTCGGAATGGGCCGGAACAGCAGTCGCATCGCCAACCGCAG GATAGCCAGCAGCAACAATACAAGCAAGTCAGAAAGTGACCAAGAGGACAATGATGACATCAACGATAACGACTGGTCGTATGGTTCAGAAAAGAAAC CCAAGAAGAGAAAATCAGACAAG AATCCAAATTCTCCGAGAAGATCCAAATCTTTAAAGCAtaaaaatg GAGAGCTTAGTGGAAGTGTAAATCCGGACCTTTACAAG TACAACTACAGTACCGGTATCAACTATGAGACTCTGGGCCCTGAGGAGCTACGCTCTCTTCTGACTACG CAATGTGGGGTTGTATCTGAGCATACGAAGAAGATGTGCACACG GTCTCAGCGGTGTCCCCAGCACACGGACGAGCAGAGGAGGGCAGTCAGAGTCTTCCTCCTGGGGCCGTCCGC GTCAACGTTGCCCGATCCAGAGTCGACGTTGGAAAACGACGGTTATGACACTCCTGATGGACAGCTCATTATGTCCCGCCTCCAGTGGGATGGGTCCTCAGACATTTCGCCCTCAGACTCCGCCTCCTCCAAAGCCA GCACCAATAACTCAGACTCTAAAAGacctaagaagaagaagaagcccaGCTCGCTGCTCGTGGGCAGTGCAGGGGGCGGAGAGAGGGAAAAAGCAGGAGAGCGAGAGcgaggagagagggaaagaggaggaggaggaggaggtggtggcaTCAGTGGGAGTGGACTGGGTGGAGCCAGCAGCAGCTCCCAGAATGCACTGGCTCTATCAAATCGTAAGAAAAGACCAAGACTGCCGGCTCCACCAGCTCCCAGTATTTATGATGAgctgaactga